Genomic DNA from Solanum pennellii chromosome 3, SPENNV200:
ACTCCCGCTTAGGCATCCGTTAGAGGATGAAACgcggtactaagtttcacttgagtacctaaccctttttaaaaagacctccaaaaactAAAAGAGAATTGGGAACCTTTATCAGAGATGTTGGACAAAGGGATTCCATGCAAACTAACGATCTAATTAATGTTCAATCTAGTATATTCCTCCACCGGATAGGTAGACTTGACGGTgataaagtgggcagatttcgtcaacctatccacaataacccatacgGCGTCATTTTGCCTACGTGTtcgaggcaaacccactacgAACTCCATGTTGATATCTTCCCACTTACAAGTAGGAAAATCCATCACTTGAGTTAATCCTCCTGGTCTTTGAATTTCGGCCTTAACTTGATGAAAATTCAGACATTTAGCCACAAACTTCTCTGTATCCCCTCTTCAATCCATCCCACGAATATACCTCTTGAAGATCacaatacattttggtggcacccggatTAATAGAATGTCGGGAACTATGAACTTCTTCCAAAATTTTTCTTCTCAACTCATAAATATCAGAAACATATAATCTACCTTGGTATCCACGTACCCCGTCCCCCCTTTAGAAGAATGACTCGTTAAGTTTCTAAGGACGGATTcgttcaactccatcaatagaggatcaaggtgttgctttgAATTCACCTTAACCTCTAAAGATAACTTGGAATTATGATGAACAATAGAACCTCCATTTGTACAATCTTCCAACCGAACACCCAAACGAGCCAATTTATGCACTTCTTTcactaactctttcttatcaTCGGGAACATatgctacactacccatagtcttTCTAATCATGGAATCCGCAACAATATTTGCGTTGCCGGGGTGGTAGAGGACACTCATCTAATAATCCTTTAGAAGTTCCAACTACCTCCTTTGTCGGAGGTTTAACTTCTtttgagtaaagacatattAAAAACTCTTGTGGCTAGTAAATACGTCAACATGTACCCAATAAAGATATTGACTCCagattttcaaagcaaacactacgacCGCTAATTCAATATCATGAATTGGacagttcttctcatgcaccttttGTTTTCTAGAGGTATAATCTATCACCTTAACATATTGCATAAGGAAAAAACCCAAACCTATTCGAGAAGTGTCACCATACACCATAAAAACTtcagtaccctctggtaaggtcaatgCCGGGGCAGAGGTAAGATTATCCTTCAACTCTTAGAAGCCTCTTTCAGAAgactccgaccactcaaacttagCCTCTTTTGAGTTAAggttgtcaaaggagaagcaatggatcCAAACCCATCAACAAATCTTTTATGGTACCCGAATAGACCTAATAAACTTCTTATGTCGATGCAATTAATAGGTCTAGGCAAATTTCTAACTGCTTCTGCTTTGTCTGGATCTACTTCTATACCATCACTTGAGACAATATATGTCGAAGAAATTcaaccgatctcaaccaaaattcacacttactatactTAAAAAAAGAGTAgatgttccttgaggacttgtaataccaccctcaaataaCCCACATGTTTATCGTCACAATTGGAATAGACCAAGATATCATCAGTGAAGacaattacaaaaaaatcaagGTAATTTCGGAAAACTCTATTCGTAAGGTCCAAAAATGCTGCCGGGCATAagttaacccaaaagacataaatAGGAACTCCTAATGACCATACATAGTTCTAAAAGTCATTTTAGGAatgtcttcacctctcaccctaagttggtgatatcccgaccttaAATCAATTTTCGAGAAGTAACTCACAGCTTGGagttgattaaaaaattatcaatcctagggagaggatacttattatttacAGTGACGTTCAATTTTTGGTAGCCATAATACATATTCTAAgagacccatctttcttttttcacaTATAATACCGAAGTGCCCCATGTAGAtatgcttggttgaataaaacccttgtcaagtaaatctttgagttgattcttcaactctttcaactcggtcagagccatctgataaggaggaatttgAATGGGCTTTGTATTCGTAAATAAATCTATACCGAAATCTATTTCCCATTCAGGAGGAATTTCGGGCAAGTTATTGAGAAAAAACTTCTGGAAAATCCTTCACTAAGGGGACTGACTCTAAAGGAGGAGTCTCGGATTATAGGTCCTTGACCCTTACAATATGGTAGAGACATTCCTTAGAAATAATCTTACATGCCTGTAAACACGAAATAATTCGACCTCTAGGGATTAAGTTTCCCCccttcaactttaatattggttcatttggaaaattgaacttaactacccttgttctacaatctatggaagaaAAGAAAGCAAGCAACCAATCCATTcacaaaataacatcaaaatcaaacatgtcaagttctaccaaatccatTAAAGTACCTCTATTGgacaacattataggacaattcttATAGACTCTTTTAGTAAAATCGAGTCACCCACCGAGGTAGTAACAAAAAATGGTTCAATTAAGACATCGGGCAACACATCAAACGTCATAGCCActaggagttacaaaagataaagtgtCACCTATATCAAATAATGCTTAGACATTAATGGAAAAGACTTGCGACATACCGGTGACAACATCGCGAGAATCCTCTTGATCACTCCTAgagtggagagcatagaagcagttcttcttaggagcagCAGAATAAGGACCACTTTCTTGAGCTTGACTATTACCCTTCATTTGACCCGTTAccataggacaatctctcactttATTTCCACTCTTTCTACAAGCAGAACAATTATCCGTCCCAACAAGACATTCACCCAcatgcttcttgccacacttggTACAAATATGTTTCCCACTTGGTGAATCACCACCTCTTTCCTTTTGGGACCTACGTTTAGCCACCCTATAATTACGAGCCTTGGTGAATTTATAAGGAACTTGGTTTGAGAACCTCTTTTTGAACTTAGGTTTGTCTTGAATTTCACATCTACCATTATAAGTACCACCTTCATAAGaccttgccctcttggcatccATATTCTTCCTCATAAGCTTACTCTCCTATACCTGTTTAGCATGCACCACCAAACGAGAAATGTCCATGTTTTCACGAAGCATCGCCGCACGACATTCTTCTACTATCTCTTCAGACACTCCCATCATAAAGTGGCTCATCTCATCCCTcaggttagacaccaaggaagAGGCATACTTATGCAACTCAGTAGACTTCAAAGAGTACTCTAGCATACTCATACCTTAttgacgaaggttgataaactcaTCCATCTTAGcatctcttttctcttttgggaagaacctatcaagcaAGTCCCTCCTAAAGATTTCCCAACTCCTCGGACACGCTCTCAAAGCCCTATTGTCCATCCATTGagtataccaagtttgagccacatacTTGAGTTGATAAGCGTCTAGATCAACCTACTCATTTGAATTCACCCCCATAGAAAAaagatcttatagacctcatcaataaagtcttgggggtcttcacaaaccttaaaccctaagaacataggaggattcatcctagtgaagtctctCAAATGAGAAGTtatggtactagcattttggTTCACATAGGATCCAACTTCCCGGTTTGCATGAGCCATCATAGCTTGAACTTAAGTAGTTatggcttgtgcttgagtagtcataGCTTGATCCAAACTCAGGAAAGCCaaccttatctctccatccatCATAGCTGGAGGATTGATCGGAGCTTGGTCATCCATAGGAACTTGTTCTTGCAGAGGACTTTATTTTCTTGTGAAAGAGCTTGGTTGTCTTGGGGAGGAGTTCCCGCATTAGCAatatcttcttcaactcttcttgcGGCTGACCTTCTAGTAGTAATAGactataatcataaaaaaaaggtTAGATTAAAAGGACACATAGAGTTAAGACCCTTGAGGCAGGACATAGGAATACAaagaagatgagaatttcctaagcatcacatagcctctcattcataagtatGATGCGcttcataattatgaaaaagaatatacaaagacgtggtttagtgagacattatacctaaggttactcaaccttatgctatgataccaagttgGTCACAACCGGGGGGCACCCAGTAGACGTAACCGACGTTTTCATCCTCGAAGAGGCCTTGGAATAGAAGGCATATATCATGGAATCTAATAGGTAGAGCaaatgcagaaaattaaaaacttttacatatgtAGTATAGTTAGACTTCTCGCTTATCatatatgaagtatacatagacttttCATTTAGCGACATAACCAATTCATCAAAATAGTCTAACATATAACCATCTAAAAGAGAATTACAAAGTTTGGGCATAACCCTTAAAATAGTACAATATGCCATATATAGGGTTCAACAAAGTctcaatataaaaaatgaataagtgTCTATAGACATAGCCAATACTAATGAAGATATAAATGTGGCATCATCCTCaaacttgaggactcaccaatcacTTGGGAAAAGATCCAAGTCTCACTGCAAATGTCTTCGAAAGCTGTTCAATGGACCGAACCTACATGTTTGTAGAAACATAAGTAATATGGTTTAGTAAAagacttgtactaagtatagaaacatatgaaattaaaaccTTTGAAGACATGCATAAAAGGTACCTTTTCTCTAAAACATGATAAGtcatttgaaaagcctttatgcacaaaCAAGAGCATATACAAGCCAATGATCACAACAAAATTAAGACACATTCATCTAAATATTTCATGTTCAAGATTTCACATCATCAAAGAATATAAGATCCTTACAACCAATCCATCTCAAgactacaagtgcaatgctcatgtgaagccccacaATCCTACATAATAAACTAAACTAGAAAAGAGATAATAAGTAATGTCTTTACATCATATAACATAATATCATGTGTATCCATCATCATATATAACAATTTAGatcaatatcatgttcatcaaacgaaaccaacatcatataacgGAACATCATATAGAACCAACATTATACCTttcataagaacaacctcctaggactccccTTAAATCCAACCTAtacaatgcataggtaaagtcccacaTCCTTACGTACACTAAGTAGTACCTTTAA
This window encodes:
- the LOC107013173 gene encoding uncharacterized protein LOC107013173 — its product is MDAKRARSYEGGTYNGRCEIQDKPKFKKRFSNQVPYKFTKARNYRVAKRRSQKERGGDSPSGKHICTKCGKKHVGECLVGTDNCSACRKSGNKVRDCPMVTGQMKGNSQAQESGPYSAAPKKNCFYALHSRSDQEDSRDVVTGMSQVFSINV